A window from Herbaspirillum sp. meg3 encodes these proteins:
- a CDS encoding S-layer family protein — protein MATAVTPKPTPAKNGNAADAANAANPVTGSASVAMPDQGGSFHVNVPRSAVKHVQVVDVDMVLEMADGSKVVLAGGALGAMDDNSKIIFSDAPQSTSGLFDLVGKIPLANSDQSKILNSDPTADAAADNHFTSNNNAQVNPAATSQLAKIIQDNAGSLTSNGLQNLALPSIPVPPAPPVSNGADTQIKLVSPVIQERPGAALTDPVKGPQSPAMSLNLLNVATTTQVGSVLYGSGGNPGSATDGSSLAQFSTQKIVAGNDVHTIYATGSATQTDFVKIFEVNITGDGIVQSVLISGVPSTMTILNATNLGGGSYLVTPTSTGQKTFDLQVQYSTAAASPTTPTAGTSIISFDTTVVTNDGPTHLLDSRSVVIKDASVYTDLIYLDPRNGSSVWVLPAQGTPHEIHAGDGGVTIYGSNANDLIYGGAGADTIIGGSGNTYFEGGAGADVLTGGTQGVNTAGYKTSTAGVTVDLTTGLGTGGDAQGDVLSNIQNLIGSAYNDTFVANNKVNHLDGGSGGSDTVSYATSTSGVTVNLITNTGSGGYAEGDTYINIQNVTGSNHDDLFIANLSANHFDGGSGGSDTVSYATSPVANDGTGVTVNLTTGVGAGGSAAGDTYVHIQNVIGSAGNDTFVANIDANSFDGGSGGQDTVSYANSAVGVSVNFVSGRGVGGDAEGDTYNRIQNVIGSAYDDVFIAGSDSQSFDGGSGGSDTVNYGASNAGVTVNMVTMKGTGGYAQNNSYAHIQNATGSSYSDTFISGAGASHFDGGLAGSDTVSYALSNAGVTVSLYDGTASGGYAQGDTLAHIQNVIGSNFDDTFVASSEVNNFEGGGGVNTVSYFYATGSVTIDLTNTIGTGTGGSLYANGDSFSNIQNLIGGASDDTFIASSAANKLDGGVSTAGSHNRVSYAASDAGVTVDLNYTNGTGTSGGYAQGDQLINVQDLTGSNFNDTFVANAANNNFDGGGGSNRVSYATSTAAVTVDLVDGTGAGGYAAGDTYVNIQNVTGSALSDTFIASAATNAFDGGSGGSDTVSYARASDGVGVTVNLVTGNGSNGFAANDTYTNIQNIIGSSYNDIFVASNDVNRFDGGGGSDTVSYASSGAAVTVDLVGGTGTGGSAQGDTYINIQNVIGSSADDLFIASTAANAFEGGISTATSHNRVSYVNSTVAETVNLFTGAGTGGLGSYANGDTYSNIQDVTGGSGDDTFFASAAANKFDGGTSTATSHNRVNYANSTVAETVNLFLGTGSGGAGSLANGDTYTNIQDVTGGSADDLFIASAAANKFDGGISTATSHNRVSYTNSTVSETVDLFLGAGSGGAGSLANGDTYVNIQDATGGTADDIFIANTAANAFDGGSGTVHNRVSYVNSTAAETVDLFLGTGSGTFAAGDTYVNIQDVTGGSGDDTFVASLAANSFDGGTGSLHNRVSYANSTASETVNLFTGVGTGTLAQGDTYTNIQDVTGGTADDLFIANAAANKFDGGTGSLHNRVSYTNSTASETVDLFAGTGTGTLAQGDTYTNIQDVTGGTADDTFIASAAANSFDGGTGSLHNRVSYANSTVAETVNLLTGAGTGGAGSLANGDTYTNIQDVTGGSADDLFIASAAANKFDGGASTATSHNRVSYATSTVSETVNLFSGAGTGGAGSLANGDTYVNIQDVTGGTADDIFVASAAANNFDGGTGSLHNLVSYTNSTASETVDLFLGTGTGTLAQGDTYVNIQDVTGGTADDTFIASLAANKFDGGTGSLHNRVSYANSTASETVNLFTGAGTGTLAQGDTYANIQDVTGGTADDLFIASAAANKFDGGTGSVHNRVSYVNSAVAETVNLFTGAGTGGANSLANGDTYANIQDVTGGSGDDIFVASLAANNFDGGTSTGTSHNRVDYSNSTVAETVNLFTGNGSGGAGSLAAGDTYLNIQDATGGTGNDVFIASAAANKLDGGTGSDTVSYAAANDGNGVTVNLNTGGGTGGFAANDVYVSIENVIGTQYDDTFVGNASANTFDGGTGGSDTVSYAGSSAAVTVNLSVGGGAGSGGFAQGDTYISIENVIGGSGNDFLTGATTGVTVLTGGAGGDTLTGVSTNSANTYASYAGSGSAVTIDLNSTNGSGTSGGDAAGDKLSFIDNLIGSGNDDTFISNLQANSFDGGAGSDTVSYISSNAGVTVNLSDGSVGSGGYAQGDRYANIENLIGSSSADVLTGAATGKTVLTGLGGGDTLAGTAANHANTYASYAGSASGVTVDLNSTDGTGTSGGDAAGDKLSLIDNLIGSSFNDTFVANNIANSFDGGAGGSDTVSYLTSTAAVTVDLSSTTGSGTTGGYATGDKFTGIANIIGSNFDDTFFASSAANAFNGSGHGTNGDTVSYARSNVGVLVDLFNHVGGDAVTGVTSFANGDTYTNIQNATGGGGNDIFVADGSLNRFDGGAGIDTVSYQYSTGTAITANLATHAGTGGDAASDTYANIENLTGSANVNSTLIGDTNANTLTALGTTNTNTLSGGGAATGTDIYNAQMGGTNSVTVGTGLNTINVSAGSHSALGAQSDMVNQSTGTSNISTISGGAGTTTLHFEDLGSSITLSNFSNKVSGITTLDMTTGNGTNIVITADDVIKMGIASGSSHLLTVKMSNSESLQIMANGSDHYVYFPGTTDYAFYNSSNVEIAKIHLA, from the coding sequence ATGGCAACTGCAGTTACCCCAAAACCGACGCCGGCAAAAAACGGCAATGCCGCTGATGCAGCTAATGCGGCCAATCCTGTTACCGGCTCGGCCAGCGTGGCGATGCCCGATCAGGGTGGCAGTTTTCACGTCAATGTGCCGCGCAGCGCTGTCAAGCATGTGCAGGTGGTGGACGTCGACATGGTGCTGGAGATGGCAGACGGCAGCAAGGTCGTGCTGGCCGGTGGTGCGTTGGGAGCAATGGACGATAACTCCAAGATTATCTTCAGCGATGCGCCGCAGAGTACCTCCGGTTTGTTTGACCTCGTCGGCAAGATTCCGCTGGCGAACAGCGATCAGTCGAAGATCCTCAATTCGGATCCCACTGCGGACGCCGCTGCAGACAATCACTTCACCTCCAACAACAATGCTCAGGTCAACCCGGCTGCGACCAGCCAGCTGGCGAAAATTATTCAGGACAATGCGGGTTCGCTGACCAGCAACGGTTTGCAAAACTTGGCCTTGCCGTCAATCCCAGTGCCACCCGCACCGCCTGTGTCGAACGGCGCCGATACACAGATCAAGCTGGTGTCCCCTGTAATACAGGAGCGTCCTGGGGCGGCGTTGACGGATCCCGTAAAGGGGCCGCAGTCGCCGGCGATGAGTCTCAACCTACTTAATGTGGCCACCACTACGCAGGTTGGTAGCGTGCTGTATGGCAGCGGCGGCAATCCTGGGTCGGCCACCGATGGTTCAAGTCTTGCACAGTTTTCGACGCAGAAAATTGTTGCTGGTAACGATGTTCATACCATCTATGCCACCGGTAGCGCTACGCAAACTGATTTCGTCAAGATTTTTGAGGTCAACATTACCGGCGACGGTATTGTGCAATCGGTCTTGATTTCGGGCGTGCCGTCAACAATGACGATCCTGAACGCGACCAACCTTGGTGGCGGTAGTTATCTGGTCACACCGACGTCAACAGGTCAAAAAACATTTGACCTGCAAGTTCAGTACAGTACGGCGGCTGCCAGTCCTACAACGCCGACGGCTGGTACATCAATCATCAGCTTCGACACCACGGTGGTGACGAACGATGGTCCTACCCATCTGCTGGATTCCCGTTCAGTGGTTATCAAAGATGCCAGTGTTTATACCGATCTGATTTATCTTGATCCCAGGAACGGTAGCAGCGTCTGGGTTTTGCCTGCACAGGGTACGCCGCATGAGATTCATGCCGGCGATGGTGGCGTGACCATTTACGGCAGCAACGCCAACGATTTGATCTATGGCGGCGCGGGAGCCGACACGATCATCGGCGGTAGCGGCAACACCTATTTTGAAGGCGGCGCCGGTGCAGATGTTCTCACTGGCGGGACGCAGGGCGTCAATACAGCAGGTTACAAGACGTCCACTGCGGGTGTGACGGTCGATCTGACGACGGGACTTGGTACCGGCGGCGACGCGCAAGGTGATGTCCTGAGCAACATCCAGAACCTGATCGGCAGCGCCTACAATGACACCTTTGTTGCCAACAACAAGGTCAATCATCTCGATGGCGGCAGCGGCGGCTCCGATACCGTGTCGTATGCAACGTCGACTTCGGGCGTGACGGTCAATCTGATTACCAACACCGGTAGCGGCGGCTATGCCGAGGGTGATACCTATATCAACATTCAGAATGTGACTGGGAGCAATCACGACGACTTGTTTATCGCCAATCTGTCGGCAAATCACTTCGATGGCGGTAGTGGCGGCTCTGACACAGTGTCTTATGCGACCAGCCCTGTCGCCAACGATGGCACGGGGGTGACGGTCAATTTGACTACCGGTGTGGGTGCCGGTGGTTCGGCCGCCGGCGATACCTATGTCCACATTCAAAACGTTATCGGGTCAGCCGGGAATGATACGTTTGTCGCCAATATTGACGCCAACAGTTTCGACGGCGGCAGCGGCGGACAGGACACGGTCAGTTATGCGAACTCGGCGGTCGGCGTATCGGTCAACTTCGTCAGCGGTCGTGGCGTGGGTGGCGACGCCGAAGGCGATACTTACAATCGCATTCAGAACGTGATCGGGAGTGCCTACGATGACGTGTTCATCGCTGGTTCCGATAGCCAAAGTTTCGACGGCGGCAGCGGCGGCTCTGATACGGTCAACTACGGCGCATCGAACGCCGGCGTCACAGTCAACATGGTGACCATGAAGGGCACTGGCGGCTATGCGCAGAACAACAGCTACGCCCACATCCAGAACGCCACCGGCAGCTCTTATTCGGATACCTTCATTTCGGGCGCGGGGGCTAGCCATTTTGACGGCGGTCTGGCGGGTTCGGATACCGTGAGCTATGCGCTGTCCAATGCCGGTGTCACCGTCAGCCTGTACGACGGTACGGCGAGCGGTGGCTATGCGCAGGGCGATACGCTTGCACATATTCAGAATGTGATCGGCAGTAATTTTGACGATACCTTCGTCGCCAGTTCGGAAGTCAACAATTTCGAAGGTGGTGGTGGCGTCAATACCGTCAGCTACTTCTATGCCACGGGTTCGGTGACGATTGATCTGACCAACACTATCGGCACCGGTACCGGTGGCAGTCTGTATGCCAACGGCGACTCTTTCTCGAACATCCAGAATCTGATCGGTGGCGCTTCTGACGATACTTTCATCGCGAGTTCGGCCGCCAACAAGCTTGATGGTGGCGTGAGTACAGCGGGATCGCACAATCGTGTCAGCTATGCAGCTTCGGATGCCGGTGTCACGGTGGATCTGAATTACACCAATGGCACCGGCACCAGCGGTGGTTATGCGCAAGGCGATCAACTGATCAATGTTCAGGATCTGACCGGCAGTAACTTTAACGATACCTTCGTCGCCAATGCGGCGAACAACAACTTCGACGGCGGTGGCGGTTCAAACCGCGTCAGCTACGCCACGTCGACTGCCGCCGTGACCGTCGATCTGGTCGATGGGACCGGTGCAGGCGGATACGCAGCGGGTGATACCTACGTCAATATCCAGAACGTGACAGGTAGCGCGCTGAGCGACACGTTCATTGCCAGTGCCGCAACCAATGCTTTCGACGGTGGCAGCGGCGGGAGTGATACCGTCAGCTATGCACGCGCCAGCGATGGTGTCGGCGTGACGGTCAACCTGGTGACCGGCAACGGCAGCAATGGTTTTGCTGCCAACGACACTTATACCAACATCCAGAACATCATCGGTTCGTCGTACAACGACATCTTTGTAGCGTCCAACGACGTCAATCGTTTTGACGGCGGTGGCGGTTCCGACACTGTGAGCTATGCCTCGTCCGGTGCTGCGGTGACGGTCGATCTGGTTGGCGGAACGGGGACGGGCGGTTCTGCCCAAGGCGATACCTACATCAACATCCAGAACGTCATCGGTTCGTCTGCAGATGATCTGTTCATCGCGAGCACTGCCGCCAACGCGTTCGAGGGCGGCATCAGTACGGCAACTTCGCACAATCGCGTGAGCTATGTCAATTCGACCGTGGCAGAGACCGTCAACTTGTTCACTGGCGCAGGTACCGGCGGTCTTGGCAGCTATGCCAACGGCGATACGTACAGCAACATTCAGGATGTCACCGGCGGTTCGGGCGACGATACCTTTTTCGCTAGCGCCGCAGCCAACAAATTCGACGGCGGCACCAGTACAGCGACCTCACACAACCGCGTGAACTATGCCAATTCGACCGTGGCCGAGACAGTCAATCTCTTCCTGGGTACCGGCAGTGGCGGCGCCGGCAGCCTGGCTAACGGCGATACGTACACCAATATTCAGGATGTCACCGGCGGTTCGGCGGATGATTTGTTCATTGCCAGTGCTGCTGCCAACAAGTTCGACGGCGGGATCAGTACGGCGACTTCACACAATCGTGTCAGCTATACCAATTCAACCGTATCGGAAACCGTTGACCTGTTCCTTGGAGCCGGTAGCGGTGGTGCCGGCAGCCTGGCCAATGGTGATACGTATGTCAATATTCAAGATGCTACCGGCGGCACAGCCGACGACATATTTATCGCCAACACGGCAGCCAATGCATTTGATGGCGGCAGCGGTACAGTACATAACCGCGTGAGCTACGTTAATTCGACGGCAGCAGAAACGGTCGATCTGTTCCTCGGTACCGGTAGCGGCACGTTCGCTGCAGGCGATACTTACGTCAATATTCAAGACGTCACGGGCGGTTCCGGCGACGACACCTTTGTCGCGAGCCTGGCAGCCAACAGTTTTGACGGTGGCACCGGTTCGCTACACAATCGCGTCAGCTACGCCAATTCAACCGCGTCGGAAACCGTCAACCTGTTCACCGGTGTGGGCACTGGTACGCTGGCACAGGGCGATACGTACACTAATATTCAAGACGTCACCGGCGGTACTGCCGACGACTTGTTTATAGCCAACGCAGCTGCCAACAAATTTGACGGCGGCACGGGTTCGTTGCACAACCGTGTCAGCTACACTAATTCCACAGCGTCGGAAACGGTTGATCTGTTCGCTGGCACCGGTACCGGCACACTGGCGCAAGGCGATACCTACACCAATATTCAAGACGTCACCGGCGGCACTGCGGATGATACGTTTATCGCCAGCGCTGCGGCCAACAGCTTTGACGGCGGCACGGGTTCGCTACACAATCGCGTCAGCTACGCCAATTCGACCGTAGCGGAGACGGTCAATCTGCTCACCGGCGCAGGGACCGGCGGTGCCGGTAGCCTGGCCAATGGAGACACGTACACGAACATCCAGGATGTCACCGGCGGCTCGGCCGATGACTTGTTCATCGCCAGCGCTGCTGCAAATAAATTTGATGGCGGCGCCAGCACCGCAACTTCACATAATCGTGTGAGCTATGCCACGTCGACGGTATCCGAGACTGTCAACTTGTTTAGCGGTGCAGGTACCGGGGGTGCCGGTAGCCTGGCCAACGGCGACACCTACGTCAATATTCAGGATGTGACCGGCGGTACGGCTGACGATATCTTCGTCGCCAGCGCGGCAGCCAATAATTTCGACGGCGGCACCGGCTCCTTGCACAATCTGGTCAGCTATACCAATTCGACCGCGTCGGAGACGGTCGACCTGTTCCTCGGCACCGGTACCGGCACGCTGGCGCAGGGCGATACTTACGTCAATATCCAGGACGTCACCGGCGGTACAGCCGATGACACGTTCATCGCCAGCCTGGCCGCCAACAAGTTCGACGGCGGTACCGGTTCGTTGCACAACCGTGTCAGCTATGCCAATTCCACTGCATCGGAAACGGTCAACCTGTTTACCGGTGCAGGAACCGGCACGTTGGCGCAGGGCGATACCTATGCCAACATTCAGGACGTCACCGGCGGTACGGCCGACGATCTGTTCATCGCCAGCGCAGCAGCCAATAAATTCGATGGTGGCACCGGCTCTGTGCATAACCGCGTGAGCTACGTCAATTCGGCCGTAGCGGAAACGGTCAATCTGTTTACCGGCGCCGGGACGGGCGGCGCAAACAGTCTTGCCAATGGCGATACCTATGCCAACATTCAGGACGTCACCGGTGGTTCTGGCGATGATATCTTTGTTGCCAGCCTGGCTGCCAACAACTTCGATGGTGGCACCAGCACCGGGACTTCCCATAACCGTGTCGACTATTCGAACTCCACCGTTGCGGAAACCGTCAACCTCTTCACCGGTAATGGCAGTGGTGGTGCAGGCAGCCTGGCGGCAGGCGATACGTATCTGAATATCCAGGACGCGACCGGCGGCACGGGCAATGATGTTTTCATCGCCAGCGCGGCAGCCAACAAGCTTGATGGTGGCACCGGTTCGGACACGGTCAGCTATGCGGCAGCCAATGACGGCAACGGCGTGACCGTCAATCTGAATACCGGCGGCGGCACAGGTGGCTTTGCCGCCAATGATGTCTACGTCAGTATCGAAAATGTCATCGGCACGCAATACGACGACACCTTTGTCGGTAACGCTTCCGCCAATACTTTTGACGGCGGTACGGGGGGCAGCGATACGGTCAGCTATGCTGGCTCAAGCGCGGCGGTCACAGTGAATCTGAGCGTGGGTGGCGGTGCCGGCTCAGGTGGATTTGCGCAAGGCGATACCTACATCAGCATCGAGAACGTCATCGGCGGCAGCGGCAACGATTTCCTGACTGGGGCCACGACGGGCGTAACAGTACTGACCGGCGGTGCAGGTGGCGATACGCTAACCGGTGTTTCAACAAATAGTGCCAATACCTACGCGAGTTACGCCGGTTCCGGCAGCGCCGTCACCATTGATTTGAACTCTACCAATGGCAGCGGTACGTCCGGCGGCGATGCTGCAGGCGACAAGCTCAGCTTCATCGACAACCTCATTGGCAGCGGCAACGATGACACCTTCATCTCCAACCTGCAGGCCAATAGTTTTGACGGCGGTGCAGGTTCCGATACGGTCAGCTACATCAGTTCCAATGCAGGCGTTACCGTCAATTTGAGCGACGGCTCTGTCGGCAGCGGTGGTTATGCGCAAGGTGACCGCTACGCCAACATTGAAAATCTCATCGGTAGTAGTTCCGCCGACGTGTTGACTGGCGCCGCAACGGGCAAGACCGTGTTGACTGGCCTGGGTGGTGGCGATACGCTGGCTGGCACGGCTGCCAATCACGCCAATACCTATGCCAGCTATGCCGGCTCCGCCAGCGGCGTAACGGTCGATTTGAATTCTACCGACGGCACCGGAACCTCCGGCGGGGATGCGGCCGGCGACAAGCTCAGCCTCATCGATAACCTGATCGGCAGCAGCTTCAACGATACCTTTGTCGCCAACAACATTGCCAACAGTTTCGATGGCGGTGCTGGCGGCAGCGACACGGTGAGTTATCTGACGTCGACTGCAGCCGTGACTGTGGACTTGTCCAGCACCACCGGATCGGGCACGACCGGCGGCTATGCGACGGGCGACAAATTTACCGGCATCGCCAATATCATCGGCAGCAATTTTGACGATACCTTCTTCGCCAGTTCCGCTGCCAATGCCTTCAACGGCAGTGGCCACGGCACCAACGGTGATACGGTCAGCTATGCAAGGTCAAACGTCGGCGTGCTGGTTGACTTGTTCAATCATGTCGGCGGCGACGCTGTGACGGGGGTGACTTCATTTGCGAACGGCGATACCTACACCAATATTCAGAACGCAACCGGCGGCGGCGGCAACGACATTTTTGTCGCTGACGGCAGTCTGAACAGATTCGACGGCGGCGCCGGTATCGATACGGTCAGCTATCAGTACTCCACCGGCACCGCAATCACTGCCAATCTGGCGACGCATGCAGGCACCGGTGGCGATGCGGCGAGCGATACTTATGCCAACATTGAAAACCTGACCGGTAGCGCCAACGTCAACAGCACACTGATCGGCGACACCAACGCCAACACGCTGACGGCGCTGGGCACTACCAACACCAATACCTTGTCGGGCGGCGGCGCTGCTACCGGCACCGACATCTACAATGCGCAAATGGGTGGGACGAACAGCGTCACGGTCGGCACCGGCTTGAATACGATCAACGTCAGCGCCGGCTCTCATAGCGCGCTGGGTGCTCAGAGCGATATGGTCAACCAGAGTACGGGGACGTCGAATATTTCCACCATCAGTGGTGGCGCCGGAACCACGACCTTGCACTTTGAAGATCTGGGCAGCTCGATCACGCTGTCCAATTTTTCCAACAAGGTCAGCGGCATCACTACCCTGGACATGACGACCGGCAACGGAACAAACATCGTGATCACCGCTGATGACGTCATCAAAATGGGTATTGCCAGCGGCTCGTCGCATCTTCTCACCGTCAAGATGAGCAATAGCGAGAGCTTGCAGATCATGGCCAATGGCTCAGACCATTACGTCTACTTTCCGGGGACGACCGACTATGCGTTTTACAATTCCTCCAATGTCGAAATTGCGAAGATTCACTTAGCGTAG
- a CDS encoding PLP-dependent aminotransferase family protein has translation MTNTATRIKPVTSSAPSGNAPTTLPLLSRESGDSLVDQIVRTVQSRIDDKLLRTGARMPSIRQFADLHSVSRFTVVEAYDRLVAQGFLESRRGSGFYVRERSPVAGNAATGTVLPLRSNNGYSGNEYGLADNGSPQPQQLDVVWLVRNMFRQMPPNKMPGGGLLPPDWLDGDLIGNGLRSVGRQNQSLLLTYGTPQGFLPLRQQLQLKLAELEITAAPEQIVMTSGVTQGLDIVARHFLRPGDVIFVDDPAWFLMFGSFAAMGAKVVGIPRLADGPDIAKLAELAAVHKPRLYVINSVLHNPTSTSLSAAKAFQILRLAEEHDFMIVEDDIYCDMHPGAGVQAATRIAALDQLQRVIYLGGFSKTLSANLRVGFIATSLELARHLADRKMLSTLTTSEIGERVIYKILSEGHYRKHAERLRNRLNSVRDKVVRQLERVGLDTGLATASGMFIWADAGCDTSVLTEKAMAQGFLLAPGSLFSPNQLPSTKMRINVASMADPGIWRFLDEELGR, from the coding sequence ATGACCAATACAGCTACCCGAATCAAGCCTGTCACCTCGTCCGCGCCCTCCGGCAATGCGCCCACGACGCTCCCTCTCCTGTCACGCGAGAGCGGCGATTCGCTGGTCGATCAGATCGTACGAACCGTACAGTCGCGCATTGACGACAAGCTGCTACGCACCGGCGCACGTATGCCGTCCATACGGCAGTTCGCGGATTTGCACAGCGTCTCTCGATTTACCGTAGTGGAAGCCTATGACCGTCTGGTGGCGCAAGGCTTTCTGGAATCGCGGCGCGGATCGGGGTTTTATGTGCGGGAACGTTCACCTGTCGCAGGCAATGCGGCGACCGGTACAGTTTTGCCGCTGCGCAGCAATAATGGCTATTCCGGCAATGAATATGGCTTGGCTGACAACGGTTCTCCCCAGCCGCAGCAACTCGATGTGGTATGGCTGGTACGCAACATGTTCCGCCAAATGCCGCCAAACAAAATGCCCGGTGGCGGACTACTGCCGCCGGACTGGCTCGACGGTGATCTGATCGGCAACGGCCTGCGCTCAGTGGGCCGACAGAACCAGTCACTGCTGCTGACCTACGGCACGCCACAAGGTTTTTTACCGCTGCGCCAGCAATTGCAGCTCAAACTGGCCGAGCTGGAAATCACCGCCGCGCCCGAGCAAATCGTCATGACGTCGGGGGTGACCCAAGGTCTGGACATCGTTGCGCGCCATTTTCTGCGTCCCGGCGATGTGATCTTTGTCGACGACCCGGCGTGGTTTCTGATGTTTGGTTCGTTTGCTGCGATGGGTGCAAAAGTGGTCGGTATTCCACGCCTGGCCGACGGCCCCGACATCGCCAAGCTGGCTGAGTTGGCGGCAGTGCACAAGCCGCGCCTGTATGTGATCAATTCCGTTCTGCACAACCCGACCTCCACCTCACTGTCGGCCGCCAAGGCGTTTCAGATTTTGCGCCTGGCCGAAGAGCACGATTTCATGATCGTTGAAGATGACATCTATTGCGACATGCACCCCGGTGCAGGCGTCCAGGCCGCCACGCGCATCGCCGCGTTGGATCAGTTGCAGCGGGTGATTTATCTCGGTGGATTTTCGAAAACGCTGTCGGCCAACCTGCGGGTCGGCTTTATCGCCACGTCACTCGAACTGGCGCGCCATCTGGCGGATCGCAAGATGCTCTCGACCTTGACGACCAGTGAAATCGGCGAGCGTGTGATCTATAAAATTCTGTCCGAAGGACATTACCGCAAACATGCCGAACGGCTGCGCAATCGCCTCAACAGCGTGCGCGACAAAGTCGTACGGCAACTGGAGCGTGTCGGGCTGGATACCGGCCTGGCGACCGCCAGCGGCATGTTCATCTGGGCCGATGCCGGGTGCGACACCAGCGTACTGACCGAAAAAGCGATGGCACAGGGATTCTTGCTGGCGCCGGGCAGCCTGTTCTCACCGAATCAGCTGCCGTCGACCAAGATGCGCATTAACGTCGCCAGCATGGCCGACCCTGGCATCTGGCGCTTTCTGGATGAAGAGCTGGGTCGCTGA
- a CDS encoding threonine dehydratase: protein MNDLLPTHVEIEQAAKAVYAAMPATPQYSWPLLNVALGTEAWVKHENHTPTGAFKIRGGLVYLQTLAQLPQARRVRGVISATRGNHGQSVGFAARRYGIAATIVVPEGNSKEKNAAMQALSVELIEHGTEFQESREYAAMLAERDALHMIPSFHRDLVAGVSTYWMELLRAQPDLDVLFVPIGQGSGICAAAAARRALNVRTRIIGVVSAHAQAYKLSFENRSKIESPVSTLIADGMACRVPDDASLAVILDQVDEVIAVSDDEVADAMKLYFTATHNVAEGAGAAALAAAMQIRHRLQGQRIGLTLSGGNVDHDMFAQILCRPDAEEQQQTLADNRRVA, encoded by the coding sequence ATGAATGACTTGTTGCCAACCCACGTCGAGATCGAGCAAGCCGCCAAAGCCGTGTATGCCGCCATGCCGGCCACACCGCAATATTCCTGGCCGTTGCTCAACGTCGCGCTTGGCACCGAAGCCTGGGTCAAACATGAAAATCATACGCCGACCGGCGCCTTCAAGATTCGCGGCGGCCTGGTGTACCTGCAGACACTGGCGCAACTGCCGCAAGCGCGGCGTGTGCGTGGTGTGATTTCCGCCACACGCGGCAACCATGGCCAGTCGGTCGGCTTTGCTGCGCGCCGCTATGGCATCGCCGCGACGATCGTTGTCCCGGAAGGCAACAGCAAGGAGAAGAATGCCGCCATGCAGGCGCTCAGCGTCGAACTCATCGAGCACGGCACAGAATTTCAGGAGAGCCGTGAGTACGCTGCCATGCTGGCCGAGCGCGATGCACTGCACATGATCCCGTCGTTTCACCGTGATCTCGTGGCGGGCGTATCGACCTACTGGATGGAATTGTTGCGCGCACAGCCTGACTTGGATGTGCTGTTCGTACCGATCGGTCAGGGCTCGGGTATTTGCGCGGCGGCCGCTGCACGTCGCGCATTGAATGTACGCACCCGCATCATCGGGGTGGTGTCGGCGCATGCGCAAGCTTACAAATTGTCGTTTGAAAACCGCAGCAAGATCGAGTCGCCGGTGAGCACCTTGATCGCCGACGGTATGGCTTGCCGGGTGCCGGACGATGCTTCGCTGGCGGTGATTCTGGATCAGGTCGACGAAGTGATCGCGGTCAGCGACGACGAAGTGGCCGACGCCATGAAGCTGTACTTCACTGCGACGCATAACGTTGCCGAAGGCGCGGGCGCTGCGGCATTGGCAGCAGCAATGCAGATCCGCCATCGCCTGCAGGGGCAACGCATCGGCCTGACGCTGTCGGGCGGCAACGTGGATCACGACATGTTTGCGCAGATCCTCTGCCGTCCGGACGCAGAAGAACAACAGCAAACATTGGCAGACAACAGGAGGGTGGCATGA
- a CDS encoding DUF2917 domain-containing protein, translating to MTKLTQQHHHLHLGSGTLATGKFERSRLLLVRRGHVWITQEGRTEDFWLSAGDALILQPGKMVVIEAAIASEIYLEHRSELTLPLWLKTRCLAMRSMLQRRFGRPGRVARFGMTPRQRGY from the coding sequence ATGACTAAGCTGACACAACAACATCATCATCTGCACCTCGGCAGCGGCACGCTGGCGACCGGCAAGTTCGAGCGTAGCCGTCTGCTGCTGGTGCGCCGCGGTCACGTCTGGATTACGCAGGAAGGCCGTACAGAAGATTTTTGGCTCAGCGCCGGAGATGCGCTCATTCTGCAGCCTGGCAAGATGGTGGTGATTGAAGCAGCCATCGCCAGCGAAATTTATCTGGAGCATCGTTCAGAGCTGACCTTGCCGTTGTGGCTGAAGACGCGCTGTCTGGCAATGCGCTCCATGCTGCAACGCCGGTTCGGCAGGCCGGGGCGGGTTGCGCGCTTCGGTATGACCCCGCGGCAGAGAGGATATTGA